A genomic segment from Neodiprion lecontei isolate iyNeoLeco1 chromosome 1, iyNeoLeco1.1, whole genome shotgun sequence encodes:
- the LOC124294616 gene encoding uncharacterized protein LOC124294616 — translation MANNGGVNEVLGLTDEEVAQMTVPELKAELRGRRLRVSGRKRELLQRLMAALRPKQTLLLLKDVENSLEKFSGDDLINVSRWLEDFEEMAEVCGWTDVHKVAFGKKMLAGSALAFVRQERCTKTWAKLKKALEDEFQEKVTDQQIHRELGQRKKKTEETLQQYMYAMREIAGQGTVDTRSLVEYIIQGIPDEVTNKSALYGAKTMQELKERFKQYEAMKRDMKTKPKPFEKKDDKTKKPEAKGHPRKRAVGEKSDKTRCFNCGVKDHVSAECPDKEKGAKCFNCNKFGHIAARCPDKKKESCVISRLDMKKYTKEVSIDDSKFVALVDTGSDLTFIRSDEYVRLGSPPLGNRRIEFAGVGSTGNETWGDFSKVINTDGHNLPVTLHVVSNKVLTNHGLLLGTDFLDQVEVRVKRGEVTFFKLDEAETNVNAPEIFSINVIEKTKEVDLSYVEDIPYRDALRDIINGYKPEKTRDVGLTAKIVLKSEKPIVRRPRRLAPCEKKEVDDVMKMWVEDGVIRPSSSEYASPIVVVRKKDGSIRVCIDFRELNELIECPHFPLPLIDDILDALQGSEYFTTLDLKNGFFHVWLDEKSRKYTGFVTPTGQYEFLKLPFGLKISPIVFQKYITMIFKELIDKGVVIVYMDDITDGVKY, via the exons ATGGCAAACAACGGAGGAGTTAACGAAGTGTTGGGTTTAACCGATGAAGAAGTGGCCCAAATGACCGTACCAGAGCTAAAAGCTGAGCTCAGGGGAAGACGCCTCAGGGTATCAGGTCGGAAGCGGGAACTTTTACAGCGGTTGATGGCGGCGTTGAG ACCCAAGCAGACGTTATTGCTCTTAAAAGACGTGGAGAACTCATTGGAGAAGTTCAGCGGGGACGATTTGATAAACGTCTCTCGTTGGCTTGAAGATTTTGAAGAGATGGCGGAAGTTTGTGGGTGGACTGACGTACACAAAGTCGCGTTCGGAAAGAAGATGTTGGCGGGTTCAGCGTTGGCTTTTGTGCGGCAGGAAAGGTGTACGAAGACGTGGGCTAAGCTCAAGAAAGCCCTGGAGGACGAATTCCAGGAAAAAGTGACAGACCAGCAGATTCACCGAGAGCTGGGgcaaaggaagaagaaaacggAGGAGACGCTGCAACAGTACATGTACGCTATGCGTGAGATTGCAGGGCAAGGAACAGTGGATACACGATCATTAGTTGAGTACATTATTCAGGGTATTCCTGACGAAGTAACAAACAAAAGTGCACTGTATGGTGCCAAGACGATGCAAGAATTGAAAGAGCGGTTCAAACAGTACGAAGCGATGAAAAGGGACATGAAGACGAAGCCAAAGCCCTTCGAGAAGAAAGACGACAAGACGAAGAAGCCGGAAGCAAAAGGTCATCCGAGGAAGCGGGCAGTTGGTGAGAAAAGTGACAAAACGAGGTGTTTTAATTGTGGCGTGAAAGATCACGTTAGTGCGGAGTGTCCggataaagaaaaaggagCGAAGTGTTTCAATTGCAATAAGTTTGGGCACATCGCGGCGCGGTGCCCGGACAAGAAGAAAGAATCATGTGTGATCTCAAGACTAGATATGAAGAAGTACACCAAGGAAGTGTCAATAGATGACTCTAAGTTTGTAGCATTAGTGGATACGGGGAGTGATTTAACGTTTATAAGATCAGATGAGTATGTAAGATTGGGGTCACCACCTTTAGGTAACCGCAGAATTGAGTTTGCAGGTGTTGGATCCACTGGTAATGAAACTTGGGGTGATTTTTCTAAGGTAATTAATACTGATGGGCACAATTTGCCAGTAACATTGCATGTAGTATCTAATAAGGTTTTGACAAATCACGGTTTGTTGTTGGGTACTGATTTCTTGGACCAAGTAGAAGTTAGGGTCAAACGAGGTGAAGTGACGTTTTTTAAATTAGATGAAGCCGAGACTAACGTAAATGCGCCGGAGATATTTAGTATAAATGTTATAGAGAAGACCAAGGAGGTAGACTTATCTTATGTTGAAGATATACCTTATCGAGACGCTTTGAGAGACATTATTAACGGGTATAAGCCGGAAAAGACGCGGGATGTTGGATTAACTgctaaaattgttttaaagaGCGAGAAGCCGATTGTTAGACGGCCGCGAAGACTGGCCCcttgcgaaaaaaaagaagtcgaTGATGTAATGAAGATGTGGGTAGAGGACGGAGTGATAAGACCGTCAAGTTCTGAATACGCGAGTCCTATAGTAGTAGTAAGGAAAAAAGATGGTTCAATTAGAGTCTGTATAGATTTTCGCGAGTTAAATGAGCTTATTGAATGTCCACATTTCCCGTTGCCGTTAATAGATGATATTTTAGACGCGCTACAGGGTTCGGAGTATTTTACGACGCTAGATTTAAAGAATGGGTTTTTTCATGTATGGCTAGACGAAAAGAGTCGTAAATATACAGGGTTCGTCACACCGACGGGACAGTACGAGTTTTTAAAATTGCCGTTTGGTTTAAAGATTTCCCCGATTGTATTTCAGAAATACATTACGATGATATTTAAGGAGCTTATAGATAAGGGTGTTGTCATAGTATATATGGACGATATTACGGACGGTGTTAAATATTGA
- the LOC124294617 gene encoding probable serine/threonine-protein kinase fhkE encodes MQEIVEVVAASIRGVGGQEVVTTSNNNINSNNNINTNDDNTKRRISQEVITRAEVTSHNQEVEVTTREAMVKEVAEEVMATTTTTTVTTTTRGNDESENESEMNDNDVEDDVFDDRIESPVKIKSPSPKKKSSPKKSPKIEKEINSSNDSGNFVDCEETEIPTRRKSNRQTKEPDRWGYYGNRETYYIYMDVETAFLNGAIKSEIYVKQPDGYNDKTDRVYK; translated from the exons ATGCAAGAGATTGTCGAGGTCGTGGCGGCTTCAATCAGAGGGGTAGGTGGCCAGGAGGTGGTCACTaccagcaacaacaacatcaacagcaacaacaacatcaacaccAACGACGACAATACGAAGAGACGTATCAGCCAAGAGGTTATAACACGAGCAGAGGTAACTTCACACAATCAAGAGGTAGAGGTTACAACGAGAGAGGCTATGGTCAAAGAGGTCGCGGAAGAGGTTAtggcaacaacaacaacaacaacggtAACTACCACAACGCGAG GAAATGATGAGAGTGAAAATGAGAGTGAAATGAATGATAACGATGTAGAGGATGACGTTTTTGATGATAGAATTGAGAGtccagtaaaaataaaaagtccaAGTCCCAAGAAAAAATCAAGTCCAAAGAAAAgtccaaaaattgaaaaagaaataaattcaagTAACGACTCGGGAAATTTTGTAGATTGCGAAGAGACAGAAATTCCAACTCGTAGAAAGTCTAACAGACAAACAAAAGAACCCGACCGATGGGGTTATTATGGTAATAGAGAAACctattacatatat ATGGATGTTGAAACTGCTTTTTTGAACGGTGCGATTAAGTCAGAAATTTATGTCAAACAACCCGATGGCTACAACGATAAAACTGACAGAGTGTATAAATAG